A region of the bacterium genome:
ATTCTGTGCCAGGGAAAGGAACTGCTCCAGCAAACTGAACGGTAGTTAATCCTAATTTCAAGGCAAAGTTTAATGTCTTTTCCATTGTTTCCTTTGTTTCACCTGGCATGCCAAAGACAAAACAGCCGTGAACTTCAAGTCCAGCTTCTTTAGCCACCTTCATAAACTCTATTGAATCCTCTACCTTCATTCCTTTTCGCATTTGGTTTAACATTTCCTGGTCACCTGATTCAAAGCCAACCAGTAAAAGTCTACAACCTGAAGCCTTCATAGATTTAAACATCTTTAAATCATAAATATCTGGTCTGGCATTACAAGACCAGGTAATCTTTAATTTTCTACTCATAATCTCTTCACAAAGGGCTAAAACCCGCTCTTTATTAACCGTAAAGGTATCATCTTCAAAGAAGAACTCTCCTTTTCTTATCTGAGGGAAGAGGTTAATGTCGGATTCTATTTCATCAACGATATTTTTAGCTGATCTAACTCTATGCTTATGCCCGAACATCATCTGCGGCAAGAGACAGAAGGTACATTGATATGGACAACCTCGACTGGTAAAGATGTCTATATAAGGGTATAATTTACCTCCATCAAAGTATTTCATAATATCTAAATGATGCCAGGCAGGAAAGGGCAGGTTATCTAAATCTGTTATCAATGCCCGTGGTGGAGTGCTTTTAAAACTCCCTTTATCCAGGTAGCATATCCCTGGTATGCTTTCCAGTTTATTCCAGTTTTGGACTATATCACGGATAGTATAATCATATTCACCCAGAGCAATAACATCAATGGAACCTTTAGCCTCTTTAAGGGTTTGTTCTGGCAGTGCCGTAGCATGAGTACCGACCATAATCACCTTAGCCTGGCTTTCTTGTTTAACTATGTGGGCACATTCAATATCGGAGTAAATAGATGGCGTAGTAGAGTCTAAAACGACAAATTGAGGTTGTTTGTCTCTGATTAATTGATGCAGTTTCGTTTTATCCCAGTTCATAGCCGGGAAATCATAGAGTTCTAGTTCTTCTCCTGCTTCTTCCAGAACAGCGGTAGCATAAGCCAACCAATCAGGCATTCTGAGTACCCGACCTCGAGTCTTAGCTGGCCAGCGCTGACATCGACAAAAATCTTTAATAAATGGTGCGTTTATAATAAGTGTTTTCATCTAAAAGTACCTAATTTTTATTCTTCTGGTAGATAATAATACCTTGTTTCATAACAAAATGTCAAGAAAAAACTTTAGAGAATTAGAAAATTAGCGAAGAGAATTCAACGGATTGAGGAAAATCAACAAAATCAAAAATTGTAGTTGACAAAATCTCTTATCTTGTGTATACTCTTTGTATGAAAAGGAAAGAATGGCATCCTTATTTTTCCAGTGTTTTGAAGCATCTACTTGAACCTAAAGGGTTTAAGGTTGAAACCCAGGTTGAGGTTGGAGAAATGCCATTGAAAATAGATGTAGTGGTGATTAAAAAAGGTAAGGATGCAGATGTTAAGTCCTTACCTCTGGTCTTTCAATCCTTTACTGATTACAATATTATCGAGTATAAATCACCTAAAGACAGGTTCAGACGAGATGATTTTGATAGATTATTTGCCTATGTGCTTTTATTTAAGATTAAAGAGGGGATACAGTGGCGCAGGCAAATAAATGTCTATGCCCTTATATCAGGAGGCATAAAAGGGATAGAAGATTACATTCGCAGGAATGGACATGAGCTTGTACGGATAAAGGAAGGGTTTTACTTTGCTGATTTTGGGTTTAATTTTTATTTGATACAGTTGGATAAGTTAGAGGCATCTCCTGAAAACTATAAATTGCTTCTTTTCACCTCTGGGGAGAAGGTGAAAGAGTTAGTGAAGGGGATTTGTGAGAGGGGTAAGGAAATATTAGAGGTAGATTTAATAGAGTTAATCGAGACTGGATTATATTTACATCCTGAGGAATTCAGGGAGGAGGTGAAATTGATGCCGCAGACATTAGCCGATAGACCAGATATAATAGGTGAGTTAGCAGATATAGTAGGGGTGGATATATTTGTGCAAGGAATAGGAAAAGAGAAAGTGATTCGTAGCCTTGGTGAGGAGGATGTAATTCGTAGCCTTGGCGAAGAGAAAGTGATTCGTAGCCTTGGCGAAGAGAAAGTGATTCGTAGCCTTGGCGAAGAGAAGATAATTCGTAGCCTTGGCGAAGAGAAGATACAAAAGAATCTTATAAAACTCCTGGGCAAGGAAAAGATAAAAAAGATGTTAGAGGAAAACTAAAAAACTATAGATTGCTTCTTTTCACCTCTTTGTCCTATGGTCTTTGGTCTGTTTTTAGGAGAAGTGATGAAAAATAATATCATCAGCCTCTAATGTATCTCCGTGTGAGGCAATAAGAGAGACATACTCCAATCTTTAATCTTTCCACCCATAGAGGTAAAGATTACCTTCTTGAAATAATAATTTTAGATATGTTTGGGCAAAGGTATTAAAACTTTCTACCTCTTCTTTGGATACACCGTTATCGGGGTAATAATAACAAAATATGACAGTGGTATTGACTAAAATATGGGTGATTTGTTTATTATCAAAATATTCCTTTATTTGAGATATATCTTTGTATGTAAAAGACTTCCATCCCCACATACTAAAATCAGGTATAAAATTTCGATGACAATAATAACCCTTTTTCTCACCTATAAAATATATTTTAGCCTCTTTGGGTAGATACTTGTTAATAAATTCCATAGCATTATAATATCCTTTTTCTGCATTTCTACGAACAAAATCTCCCTTTGACTCAAATCCTAAGATAAAGTTAATTGGATTACGGTAATGAATTATTTGAAACCCATCCCAGCTTAATATAGCTGTCCAAATGCCAAAGATGATGATTAAAATTATCCTTTTTAAGAATTTTTTTGAATCAAAAAGGGTGTAAAAAATACTGGTTAAAACTGATGATAAAAGTGGTAATAAAGGTAGGAGGTATCTTGAAGAATGTAATCCACAACTCCAAAGAATAAATTTAATCACTATGTAGCAAACAAGGTATACCCCTACAATTTTTAGTTTTCTTATAAAAATTAAAAGAGGTAAAAACATTAGATAAATTGGGCTAATAGTTGCTCCAAAAGGTAGCGAGCCTAAACAACCATAAATAATAACATTCCAGGGAAGAAGTAAGGAATCAATCAAAGTTTTCCCTCCCATTGTAAATACACTATTTGATGTTTGGCCTGTAATTATGTCCATTGGAGTTAAACTTACCTTTCTTATAAATAAATCCTCCAGATAAGGATAAACGGGATTATGGGTGTAGAAAAAGTTTTTTAGATACCAGGGTGAACCTATCAGA
Encoded here:
- a CDS encoding radical SAM protein, coding for MKTLIINAPFIKDFCRCQRWPAKTRGRVLRMPDWLAYATAVLEEAGEELELYDFPAMNWDKTKLHQLIRDKQPQFVVLDSTTPSIYSDIECAHIVKQESQAKVIMVGTHATALPEQTLKEAKGSIDVIALGEYDYTIRDIVQNWNKLESIPGICYLDKGSFKSTPPRALITDLDNLPFPAWHHLDIMKYFDGGKLYPYIDIFTSRGCPYQCTFCLLPQMMFGHKHRVRSAKNIVDEIESDINLFPQIRKGEFFFEDDTFTVNKERVLALCEEIMSRKLKITWSCNARPDIYDLKMFKSMKASGCRLLLVGFESGDQEMLNQMRKGMKVEDSIEFMKVAKEAGLEVHGCFVFGMPGETKETMEKTLNFALKLGLTTVQFAGAVPFPGTEYYNFCQSQGLLKPKSWTDWLKEGEQSGIVDYPGLSSKEINDYVDKGLKSFYFRPGYMWKFLLKTKDIRDLYRKIRGAWSFINYLLTSRNKNL